gcctataaagaattgaaagtagaatttgaaaaggttgtttctaaaaacaaatttcttaaaaatgttgctaaagatctttcactagaaatagatgatttaattgaagagaaagatattttggaggaagaaaatgaaagtttaagaacctctttggaaaaagaaaaagagtatttgaaggatacttccaaaaacgaatctttagaaaaacaaattgatgatttaactaattctctttcaaaactcactaatggaaaagaaagtttagacattcttcttggaaaacaaatggtttcttttcacaaggccggaattggttataatcccactcaacacaaaaatctttttgaaaaagatgttcctccttctagccattctaaattgacatgtcattattgtggtaaaattggtcatatttctcctacatgtcctatgaaaggatactcatcttctaatgcaaaaaaggtttgggttcctaagaaccgtatcaatgctaaccttcaaggacccaagatgatttgggtaccaaaagtcaagaattgatgtgctattgtaggtatgcttcaaaagttctctcaaggaaggaagttggtaccttgatagtggatgttcaagacacatgaccggtgacaagagggctttcaattctctttcgtctaaagatggtggacatgtcacatttggagacaacaacaaaggtgaaatcataggaatcggcaatataggtaattctcctattattgaagatgttttacttgttaatggtttaaaacacaatcttcttagcataagtcaattatgtgatagaggaaatcgtgttatctttgaaaaatccaaatgtatcattgaaaatgacaaaagcaacaagacactcttcgttggacaaagatttgaaaatgtatatgtttttaatctcaatgatttaagtaattgtgatataaaatgtttttccgctttgagtgaaaatagttggctttggcataggcgcctaggacatgcaagtatggatgctatttcaaaactctctagaaaaaatttggtaaaaggtcttcctaaaatcaaatttgaaaaagatagactttgtggtccttgccaacaaggaaaacaaaccaaggtttcttttaagtccaaaaatgttgtttcaactactagacctttgcaattacttcatatggatttgtttgaaccaactcgctctccaagtctttgtggaaactattattgtcttgttgttgttgatgatttctctagatatacatgggtgatgttcctagctcataagaatgaggcttatcctaatttcactaaactttgtagaagagttcaaaatgaaaaaggctttgttatttctaacattcgtacggatcatggaaaagaacttgacaattctttatatgaaaagttttgtgatgaacatggtattggtcataacttttccgtacctcgtactcctcaacaaaatggagtagtagagagaaaaaatcgtactctggaagaaatggcccgcactatgctttgtgaaaactctttgccaaaatatttttgggcggaagccgttaatacctcatgctatattttgaatcgagttttaattaggtctatcctcaagaaaactccttatgagctttggaatggtagaatacccaacattaattactttcatgccttcggttgtaaatgttatgtattaaacaatggaaaagataacttgggtaaatttgattcaaaatcggatgaaggcatctttattggttactctcttactagcaaagcatatagaatttataataagcgcactaatcttgttgaagaatctattcacgtttcctttgatgaatctaatccttgtgctactaaggatgttgttgataatgatgacttagagattacacataagattcatgacttgacaattcaagaaaaagttgatggtgatactcaagtagaaagctctcaaatcaaagaagatgaagtaattaatcaacctcaagatgccatgggagacaaccaagatctttccaaggattggagattcgtgcaaaaccatccaaaggacttgattcttggagaagtttcaaaaggggtaaccactcgctcgtctcatagaaatttttgtgaaaatcaagcttttgtttctcaaattgagcctaaaaattttccggaagctcaagatgatgaaaattggattttggccatgcaagatgagttaaatcaatttgaaaggaataaagtttgggcattagtacctaagcctcttgatcacactattataggtactaaatgggtttttcgtaacaagctagatgaatccggaaatattgttaggaataaagctagacttgttgctcaaggttataatcaagaagaaggtattgattttgaagaaacttttgcaccggtagctagattagaggctattcgcatattacttgcctttgcatctttcaaaaatttcaagctttatcaaatggatgtgaaaagtgcatttttgaatgggttcataaatgaggaagtttatgtcaaacaacctcccggctttgaagatcatgtatacctcgatcatgtttttaaactctcaaaagctctatatggtttgaagcaagcaccacgtgcatggtatgatagacttagttcattcttgcttgacaatagctttactcgtggaaaaattgatactactcttttcattaaagccaaaggtaaagatatgctcattattcaaatatatgttgatgatattgtctttggtgccactaatgataatatgtgcaaagagtttgctaagtgtatgcaaggtgaatttgaaatgagtatgatgggggagcttaacttcttcctcggacttcaaatcaagcaaactaatgaggggatcctaatcaaccaagccaaatatgcgaaagaacttattaagaagtttggcatggaaggatcaaagccaacgagcacaccaatgagcacatcaactaagctagacaaagatgagaatggtaaggccgtcaatgaaaagatgtatcgaggtatgatcggctcattactttatctcactgcaagtagaccggatataatgtttagtgtttgcatgtgtgctagatttcaatcatgtcctaaagaatcgcatttaaaagctattaaacgtatctttaaatatgttggcggttctcatgacttaggattgttttatccacgtggagttgcatttgatttaattggttattcggatgcggattttggaggtttcaaagttgatcgtaaaagtacaagtgggacttgccaatttctagggcactctctagtgtcttggcatagcaagaaacaaaattccgtagctctatctaccgccgaggcggaatatgtagcggccggaagttgttgtgcccaaatattgtggatcaaacaacaaatggaggatttcaatttgcaatatgatcatattcctattaaatgtgataatactagtgcaattagcttaaccaagaatccgattcaacattctcgaacaaaacatattgagattagacatcattttataagagatcatgttcaaaaaggggatattgaacttaactttattagtaccgacaagcaattggcggacattttcacaaaaccccttggtgaagaacaattttgtttcattcgacgagaactcggcatgtctaatcatttatgaaaaagttgtgttcttgatgtcaaaagttttttttggattcaatgttgagttgattgaattcgtaaatatcatacttgatggagagtacaaatgatcttgataaagaaatcaccctccaaacattttatcatatgtttcattttcctgtgtttggtatgcagaaaatcagttttatggtctttaatgctactcctcttaaacgttttctggacttaacctgcatttgtcagtcggatgtccaagcggatgtccaaccggacgaccgtgaggttgagacttattcaagcttttgcgttgctaactctgatttattaagtctgttacacttagtttgtatgaacttcatggcttagtgcttaaattgtctcttatatacttcgccgatatgaatttcttgtctctaagcttgcagggataatcattctcggtaatacccctcgcattctttaaaaagctctcttttagggggagcatgtattaaggggacacaacaataaacaccggaacacaattttcttcccctattcttgtcctattcggcgccgcatcccctatcctatctctattcggtgccgcatcccctattatctctctttcggcgcagcaattcaatcaattcggcgcaccatttcaaacaattcggcgcaccatttcaaacaattcggcaatctcatactctataaattcaacaacacaatctctatctcctcatctatctatctctccttctctctcggcctaaatctctccaaatctctatccttccaaatcgagcaatggcaaacttaccgcaagggttaccgtttgagttttacgaaagagatgccgaacgagcagagttcaggttgtttatccaaaccatttggatgcaactctttatcttcattctgctgtgtgcgttacttaccatgagaataccaccatggttcggatggaatgtaaatgtggatactccgtggtattggattggcattatagctgccgttgtagcagccattattcgagaatacgaaaatcaaggacgccaagctctcaatgaacgaagatagagtgctacagggcaagagcggcatggtgctggaaccatggccctattgtttttctctttttagttttttttatgatgtcacagggggagaaaaagccaagttttaattgatctatcttgccattttgggcaaatttaaaaaaaaattttgcttgctatgatctgatgattattgctattactcgttgatcatagataactgctttggtgcatgtattaagggggagattggcataactcctacttgaataaaaactatcattttgtgtcatcatcaaaaagggggagattgttgaaaaatgtatgcattataatttgtgaaaatttatatgcatctctattaattattttgatgattaattcaatgatatttttattcggcaaatacaaaattatcgaaaagtcgattcccgaattaaatattttcgtgaccttgaaatatagcataaagtctcttggattcatgatttatatttacaaagactttattgagctcaatacatgctttaacggtttatttagatgaaattgtgagccacaggttgacgaaccggctgacaagccggctgtctgaacagaaagctgtgacaaccggacgaccacccggatgtccactctatcaaacggctagtttccaacggctagtttcaaacggctagtttccaacggctagtttcaaacggctagtttccaacggctaggaagcatatggatggctatataaggcatcaagaactcattaatgagtacatacacaagctacaacattccatattattgcaagagcaaattctcaaaagatcaaagccaaaaattctcattgttcttccactttcatattattcttgagagaaaatttgtacaagtcgtgagcgataattttcataccttcttcacatacttgtatttcctaagtgagtgtttgagtcaaacacttgaaagcttagaagaccaaattcgggttggaatttgggtgttattgtttttgagaagttttcggagaaaattcttgcggttgtgctagctcctcgggaaagctagaggcattcggttcttgtaagcacccgcaagacttacaagttgtaatcttttaaagattagtctaaccttcaagtaattgtttgaggagaagtggagtagggccggaccgtggacaaatccggaccgaaccactataaacgggttctatctctctatctctctattttgattgcatacttattgtttgcatatattgttagagataaatttttattggtaattattactagcaatcctattcacccccctctaggttgcataatttgggtaacagaAACCATTGGAGATAGGGCTCATTTTGGTCCAAATTTCCCTTGATCCAGGTTTTTATGCGTGCGTATATAGATATGAAGATATCTTAGGGCCTATGCACATGTGTTTGTGTAATTACGGTTTGAGTTTGGGCTTAATTTTGATTTCGTTCTCATAATTGTATAAAAGCAAACCCGAACTAaaatttgtcgatcttttaaaattaaaaactaaaGCCAAACGCATTgttaaaaaattgggaaaaaccCATCTCTATCGATGCGGATCAGTTCGGATGAGATTGCCAATATAGTTTATGCTTCTCTCACATCCCTAAAAAAGGGACTGGATTGTCCACTTTGATAGTGTACTACTGTACTTGAGGGCAGTTCATTTTTTAAAGCTCGATGATtgaaacacatttatttttgaGAAAAGTGAATTGAAATGCTAGATTAGAACTTATTTATCTCAAAATCAATGCATTAGGATAATGTCTTAACTAATATCTTGTTgaaatgtttttctattatgaTGTCGCCACGCTCGAGCCCTTTTAATCGTTGTACACTTATTTCAGAGATCAATAATATCATGTTCTTCGCAATTCAACATAATGTTTCAATTTATATCCGAACGTGAAAAAACATCCCATTTTTACTATCTGTATATTATAAACTTGGTCCCGTGTGTATCTTCAACGACAATAATGTCAACGAAACCTAAACAAGTTCTTTAATTGATATTGTCTTCAAAAGATTTGGATAATTCTCCTTTCTATCACATTTTCAACCCACGTGCTTGGATTGCCTTTTTGAGTGAAATTGCGGGCCTCCAAGCAATTTCTTCTaattttagttttcaaaaaagaaaatgattttaaaaaataattatcttGAATTGCTTTTACAAGAAAGTTGTTTTGGGCTAATTAAAAAAGTTTTGCAAGATTATTTTTGATTCCCTTCAATTGTAGGATGGAGGTAGGCCAAGTCCAATCGAGCTCAAggaagctcgatttgaaggccCAATTTCTCACCCAAAAGCCACCATGGATGCATGTCTTTCGGCCACATGATTCAAACTTCGCGTCCCGTAAAAATGTTGCGGCTACTTGATGTAAAAGTTTGCGTTCAATTTTTCAAAGTTTGCGGCTGAAGCTCTCGTAAAAAAGAACCGCCTCCAAAACTCACACACGCAGAGCGTCAATGGCTCATTGCTCTTCGCTCCTCAACCTCTTTCGTCGTCCCAAAGAATCAAGGAACAACACCACCAATCAATGATGCTCTCCCCTGTCCATTCCCGACgccactctcttctctctcctcactctctcctcctcctccgaaTCCAATCTTTCCTCACCTCCCACTCTCACCCATCTTCTTCTACACAACCCTCCAAACCCAGGTCCTATTTCCAACCAAAATCACCACCCATCTCCATTCCTCACCTCAACCCACTCCACAACCCCAAAGCCCCGCCCGACTCTCCCAGCTTCGACCAAACCGCAGTCCTCCAAACCCTCTCGTGCTACGCCAACGACTGGAAGCGAGCCCTCGAGTTCTTCACCTGGGTTTCCACCAGCTGCGGGTTCCGCCACACCACCGAAAGCTACAACCGGATGATCGACGTCCTCGGTAAGTTCTTCGAATTCGACCTCGCCTGGAATTTAATTGTTCAAATGGGAAAGAGTGCAGATTCGATGCCGAACCATGTCACGTTTAGAATACTTTTCAAACGCTATGTGTCGGCACACCTTGTTAACGAGGCAGTAAGTGGCTATCATAAGGCTCACGAATTTGGTTTGAAGGATGAGGTTTcgtttttgaatttgattgatGCGTTGTGCGAGTATAAGCATGTAATTGAAGCTGAAGAAATGTGCTTTGGGAAGAATGCTAATGTTGggttgtgtttgtgtgtggatACGAAGATTTATAATATGATTCTTCGCGGGTGGTTCAAGATGGGGTGGTGGAGTAAGTGTAGGGAGTTTTGGGAAGAAATGGATCGGAGGGGTGTCAAGAAAGATTTATATTCATACTCGATATATATGGATATACAGTGCAAGAGTGGGAAGCCATGGAAGGTTGTGAAATTGTATAAGGAGATGAAGGAGAAGGGGATTAGATTGGATGTGGTGGTGTATAATACGATTGTTAACGCAATGGGTCGATCAGACGGTGTTGAATTTGCGTTGAGGCTTTATCGGGAAATGATGGAATCAGGTTGTGAACCAAATGTTGTGACTTACAATACTATCATAAAGCTTTTGTGTGAAAATGGGAGGGTTAGGGAAGCATACAAGGTGCTTGATCAAATGCAGGTGAAGGGTTGTGCTCCGAATGTTATAACTTACCATTCTGTTTTCGGGTACCTTGAAAAGCCCAGGGAGATTCTTAGGTTGTTTGACAGGATGACGGGTAGTGGAGTTCGTCCGAGGATGGACACTTACGTGATGCTTATGAGGAAATTTGGGAGATGGGGCTTTCTTCGACCGGTATTCGTTGTGTGGAAGAAAATGGAAGAGCATGGGTTGAGTCCTGATGAGCATGCTTACAATGCGCTGATTGATGCTTTGGTGCAGAAGGGAATGATTGATATGGCTCGGGAGTACGATCAAGAGATGCTGGAAAAAGGGCTTTCGGCTAAACCAAGGGCAGATTTGGGGACAAAGCTAGTGAGTGGAGGATCTGAAAATGGTTGATGCTGTCATGCCGGTGGTTTATCAAAGGTTGGCACTTTCACAATGCATAGTTCGTAGATTGGGATAGTGGGGTGAGCTTGCCAGGATTTGGTTGTTGGGATGGGAATCAAGCAAGAGTGGCTCAGAAGTATGATGAAGAAAATTTAGTCAGAGTGGTGTTTTTGTCCATCTCAATGTTAAATTTGCAGTTTATGCTgtatggttttgaaaaatggaagGGGTAGGGGCTCAATTTAAGCTGAAGAAGTTTGGTTCTACCCTCAGAAGTTAAGATTTTAGAGTTGGCTTCTGGTTGGAGAGaccaaaatttgatgcaaaTATGCTGAGACAAGTTCGTTCTCACTGCTGGTAAGAATTCTAAATTCCCGACCTTTTTCTCATCCCATTTATGGTAAGTCTCTGGTTCATTTGTACCGTGGTACAGTTTGAATTATTAAATATTCTTAATAAACTGATCAGAGAAAATTTCATGCTATCAGTAGGATTGGGATTATCTACATAAATTTGATCGAAATCCGAAATTGGGGAAAACGAGAGGTCTGGCTGAATTTGATTGATGCAACTAAAAATTGGTGGTGGGTTTTCGACTTCCTTACACCTAATTTGAAGTTCCAGGTTGCAAAATTGGGGTTCGGATGGGTGCAGAGatgaaacccttttttttggctctttttatctctctctataaaTTCTTAGTCGAATTGgatccttttctctctctctctctgatttctggAATGTGGTATGAaggtgggtgtgggtgtgtgaaCAATTTGGAGTGAGGGGGGAATGAGGCAGTAGCTGGATTGtggtcaaaattttcattttttccttgaGCATTTTGCACGTATTGAACTGGAAAAATTCTTAGATGGTTCTGCCATATATGATGAAAtcattatttttctctcttttgaaaTACATACTATATAGCACGGGTGTATTAATGGTGAGAGACTCGACATATAAACATGAAACTACATTCATGAGGCATTTATGTAGTGAGGAAGGTCCCGTAACACCTAATAAAGCTCTTCTGAAGTGTTCCATTTATGCTCTCATAA
This DNA window, taken from Rhododendron vialii isolate Sample 1 chromosome 8a, ASM3025357v1, encodes the following:
- the LOC131335366 gene encoding pentatricopeptide repeat-containing protein At1g80550, mitochondrial; the protein is MMLSPVHSRRHSLLSPHSLLLLRIQSFLTSHSHPSSSTQPSKPRSYFQPKSPPISIPHLNPLHNPKAPPDSPSFDQTAVLQTLSCYANDWKRALEFFTWVSTSCGFRHTTESYNRMIDVLGKFFEFDLAWNLIVQMGKSADSMPNHVTFRILFKRYVSAHLVNEAVSGYHKAHEFGLKDEVSFLNLIDALCEYKHVIEAEEMCFGKNANVGLCLCVDTKIYNMILRGWFKMGWWSKCREFWEEMDRRGVKKDLYSYSIYMDIQCKSGKPWKVVKLYKEMKEKGIRLDVVVYNTIVNAMGRSDGVEFALRLYREMMESGCEPNVVTYNTIIKLLCENGRVREAYKVLDQMQVKGCAPNVITYHSVFGYLEKPREILRLFDRMTGSGVRPRMDTYVMLMRKFGRWGFLRPVFVVWKKMEEHGLSPDEHAYNALIDALVQKGMIDMAREYDQEMLEKGLSAKPRADLGTKLVSGGSENG